A window of the Streptomyces luomodiensis genome harbors these coding sequences:
- a CDS encoding zinc-binding alcohol dehydrogenase family protein: MTDQNIALWLPKRGARFEVGPAPYTPPAAGEVVVRARAIAVNPIDGMQGFLYRVVLPWLTFPAVVGSDVAGEVVEVGTGVTRLRPGDRVLGHAFGVEKSQNRAAEGAFQHYVVLMEHMVSPIPDSLSFEQAAVLPLTLSTAATGMFQQDHLGLAMPGADPVDRSETVLVWGGSTSVGSNAIQLARNAGYRVVTTASPHNFDFVRSLGAAEAVDRRSPTAVEDIVERIGDSPLAGTLAIGFGSLRKAIAIAARTTGSKRVASAQPALLARIEGWRAPRHGVRVSGIWGGTLKDNEVGPAIYVDFLPTALATGVYQAAPDATVVGHGLDRIPDALRQLRDGVSAKKLVVTV; the protein is encoded by the coding sequence ATGACCGATCAGAACATCGCCCTGTGGCTGCCGAAACGAGGCGCACGCTTCGAGGTGGGGCCCGCCCCGTACACGCCACCGGCAGCGGGCGAGGTCGTCGTTCGAGCGCGGGCCATCGCCGTGAACCCCATCGACGGCATGCAGGGCTTCCTGTACCGCGTGGTCCTGCCCTGGCTGACCTTCCCCGCCGTCGTGGGCTCGGACGTCGCCGGCGAGGTTGTCGAGGTCGGCACCGGCGTGACGCGGCTGCGACCGGGCGATCGCGTCCTCGGACACGCGTTCGGCGTCGAGAAGTCGCAGAACCGCGCGGCGGAGGGCGCCTTCCAGCACTACGTCGTGCTCATGGAGCACATGGTCTCCCCCATCCCCGACTCACTGTCCTTCGAGCAGGCGGCCGTGCTGCCGCTGACGCTCTCGACCGCTGCGACCGGCATGTTCCAGCAGGACCACCTCGGGCTGGCGATGCCCGGCGCCGACCCCGTCGACCGGTCGGAGACGGTGCTCGTGTGGGGCGGTTCGACGAGCGTCGGCAGCAACGCGATCCAGCTCGCCCGCAACGCCGGCTACCGGGTCGTGACGACCGCGTCACCGCACAACTTCGACTTCGTCCGGTCGCTGGGCGCAGCCGAGGCGGTCGACCGCCGCAGCCCCACCGCCGTCGAGGACATCGTGGAGCGGATCGGCGACAGTCCGCTCGCGGGCACGCTCGCGATCGGATTCGGGTCGCTCCGGAAGGCGATCGCGATCGCGGCCCGGACCACGGGCAGCAAGCGGGTCGCCTCGGCACAGCCCGCACTGCTCGCACGCATCGAGGGATGGCGGGCGCCGCGACACGGAGTGCGGGTGAGCGGCATCTGGGGCGGCACCCTGAAGGACAACGAGGTCGGACCGGCGATCTACGTCGACTTCCTCCCGACCGCGCTCGCCACCGGCGTCTACCAGGCCGCACCGGACGCGACCGTCGTCGGCCACGGACTCGACCGCATCCCCGATGCCCTGCGGCAGCTCCGGGACGGCGTCTCCGCGAAGAAGCTCGTCGTCACCGTCTGA